A single region of the Lepus europaeus isolate LE1 chromosome 1, mLepTim1.pri, whole genome shotgun sequence genome encodes:
- the SLC4A3 gene encoding anion exchange protein 3 isoform X4 → MPFHRHTSHHTHHPLSARLPPPHKLRRLPPTSARHTKRKRKKEKTSAPPSEGTPPIQEEGGAGADEGEEEEEEEEEGESETEAVEPPPSGSPQKAKFSIGSDEDDSPGLPGRAAFTKPLPSVGPRSDKSPQRSVSSSSPRARAPRVAGERSRPWSPSASYDLRERLCPGSALGNPGGPEQQVPTDEAEAQMLGSADLDDMKSHRLEDNPGVRRHLVKKPSRVQGGRGSRGGLAPTLRRKKKKQQPDRRPHEVFVELNELMLDRSQEPHWRETARWIKFEEDVEEETERWGKPHVASLSFRSLLELRRTIAHGAALLDLEQTTLPGIAHLVVETMIVSDQIRPEDRASVLRTLLLKHSHPNDDKDSGFFPRNPSSSSVNSVLGNHHATPSHGPDGAVPTMADDLGEPAPLWPHDPDAKERPLHMPGGDGHRGKSLKLLEKIPEDAEATVVLVGCVPFLEQPAAAFVRLSEAVLLESVLEVPVPVRFLFVMLGPSHISTDYHELGRSIATLMSDKLFHEAAYQADDRQDLLSAISEFLDGSIVIPPSEVEGRDLLRSVAAFQRELLRKRREREQTKVEMTTRGGYLAPGKELALELGGSEAAPEDDPLLRTGSVFGGLIRDVKRRYPHYPSDLRDALHSQCVAAVLFIYFAALSPAITFGGLLGEKTEGLMGVSELIVSTAVLGVLFSLLGAQPLLVVGFSGPLLVFEEAFFKFCQAQDLEYLTGRVWVGLWLVVFVLALVAAEGSFLVRYISPFTQEIFAFLISLIFIYETFHKLYKVFTEHPLLPFYPPEGALEGAPEAGLELNGSAPPPTEGPPGPRNQPNTALLSLILMLGTFLIAFFLRKFRNSRFLGGKARRIIGDFGIPISILLMVLVDYSITDTYTQKLTVPTGLSVTSPHKRTWFIPPLGSARPFPPWMMVAAAVPALLVLILIFMETQITALIVSQKARRLLKGSGFHLDLLLIGSLGGLCGLFGLPWLTAATVRSVTHVNALTVMRTAIAPGDKPQIQEVREQRVTGVLIASLVGLSIVMGAVLRRIPLAVLFGIFLYMGVTSLSGIQLSQRLLLILMPAKHHPEQPYVTKVKTWRMHLFTCIQLACIALLWVVKSTAASLAFPFLLLLTVPLRRCLLPRLFQDRELQALDSEDAEPNFDEDGQDEYNELHMPV, encoded by the exons ATGCCAT TTCACCGGCACACATCCCACCACACCCACCACCCGCTCTCGGCGCGCCTGCCTCCACCTCACAAGCTGCGGCGGctgccccccacctctgcccggcacaccaagaggaagaggaagaaggaaaaaacctCTGCCCCCCCCTCGGAGGGTACCCCTCCCATCCAGGAGGAGGGGGGAGCTGGAGCCGacgaaggggaagaggaggaggaggaagaagaggaaggggagtcTGAGACGGAAGCTGTGGAGCCCCCACCCTCAGGGTCCCCCCAGAAAGCAAAG TTCTCCATCGGCAGTGATGAGGATGATAGCCCCGGCCTCCCCGGGAGGGCTGCCTTCACCAAGCCCCTGCCCTCGGTGGGCCCACGCTCCGACAAGAGCCCCCAGCGCTCTGTCAG CTCCTCCAGCCCACGAGCCCGGGCGCCCCGAGTGGCCGGGGAGAGGAGCCGGCCCTGGAGCCCCTCGGCTAGTTATGACCTGCGGGAGCGGCTGTGCCCAGGTAGTGCCCTGGGCAACCCAGGGGGCCCGGAGCAGCAGGTGCCCACGGACGAGGCGGAGGCCCAGATGCTAGGTTCTGCGGACCTGGATGACATGAAGA GCCACCGGCTGGAGGACAACCCCGGCGTGCGGCGGCACTTGGTGAAGAAGCCATCCCGGGTGCAGGGCGGGAGGGGCAGCCGCGGTGGCCTGGCCCCCACCCTGCgcaggaagaagaagaagcagcagccggACCGGAGGCCTCACGAG GTGTTCGTGGAGCTGAACGAGCTGATGCTGGACCGCAGCCAGGAGCCGCACTGGCGGGAGACGGCGCGCTGGATCAAGTTTGAGGAGGACGTGGAGGAGGAGACGGAGCGCTGGGGGAAGCCCCACGTGGCCTCGCTGTCGTTCCGCAGCCTGCTGGAGCTCCGGAGGACCATCGCCCATG GAGCTGCCCTGCTGGACCTGGAGCAGACCACGCTGCCGGGCATCGCGCACCTCGTGGTGGAGACCATGATTGTGTCCGACCAGATCCGGCCGGAGGAcagggccagcgtgctgcgcACCCTGCTGCTAAAACACAG CCATCCCAACGATGACAAggacagtggcttttttccccgaAACCCGTCGAGCTCCAGCGTGAACTCAGTCCTGGGCAATCATCATGCGACCCCCAGCCACGGCCCCGATGGTGCGGTGCCCACCATGGCGGATGATCTGGGGGAGCCAGCCCCGCTCTGGCCCCATGATCCGGATGCCAAGGAG AGGCCCCTGCACATGCCCGGGGGAGATGGCCACCGGGGGAAAAGCCTGAAACTGCTTGAGAAGATCCCGGAAGACGCCGAGGCCACCGTGGTGCTCGTGG GCTGTGTGCCTTTCTTGGAGCAGCCAGCGGCAGCCTTTGTGCGACTGAGTGAGGCTGTGCTCCTGGAGTCGGTGCTGGAGGTCCCTGTGCCGGTCCGCTTCCTGTTCGTGATGCTGGGGCCCAGCCACATCAGCACCGACTACCATGAGCTCGGGCGCTCCATTGCCACCCTCATGTCTGACAAG CTGTTTCACGAGGCTGCCTACCAGGCGGACGACCGGCAGGACCTCCTGAGTGCCATCAGTGAGTTCCTGGACGGGAGCATCGTGATCCCCCCGTCCGAGGTGGAGGGCCGCGACCTGCTGCGCTCCGTGGCTGCCTTCCAGCGCGAGCTGCTGCGGAAGCGGCGGGAGCGGGAACAGACCAAAGTGGAGATGACCACCCGGGGCGGCTACCTGGCCCCTGGGAAAG AGCTGGCTTTGGAGTTGGGGGGCTCCGAGGCGGCCCCTGAAGATGACCCCCTGCTGCGGACGGGCTCGGTGTTCGGGGGGCTTATTCGGGACGTGAAACGGCGCTACCCGCACTACCCCAGCGACCTGCGGGACGCCCTGCACTCCCAGTGCGTGGCCGCTGTGCTGTTCATCTACTTTGCGGCCCTCAGCCCTGCCATCACCTTCGGGGGGCTGCTAG GGGAGAAGACGGAGGGGCTGATGGGCGTGTCCGAGCTGATTGTGTCCACGGCTGTGCTGGGcgtcctcttctctctgctggggGCCCAGCCGCTGCTCGTGGTGGGCTTCTCGGGACCGCTGCTCGTCTTTGAAGAGGCCTTTTTCAAG TTCTGCCAAGCCCAGGACCTGGAGTACCTCACTGGCCGGGTGTGGGTCGGCCTCTGGCTGGTGGTCTTCGTGCTCGCCCTGGTGGCCGCGGAGGGCAGCTTCCTGGTCCGCTATATCTCGCCCTTCACCCAGGAGATCTTTGCCTTCCTCATCTCACTCATCTTCATCTATGAGACCTTCCACAAGCTCTACAAG GTATTCACAGAGCACCCCCTGCTTCCGTTCTACCCCCCGGAGGGGGCGCTGGAAGGAGCCCCGGAGGCTGGCCTGGAGCTGAACGGGagtgccccgccccccaccgagGGTCCCCCGGGCCCCCGGAACCAGCCCAACACGGCCCTGCTGTCCCTCATCCTCATGCTTGGGACCTTCCTCATCGCCTTCTTCCTGCGCAAGTTCAGGAACAGCCGCTTCCTGGGTGGCAAG gCGCGCCGCATCATCGGGGATTTCGGCATCCCCATCTCCATTCTGCTGATGGTCTTGGTGGATTACTCCATCACAGACACCTACACTCAG AAGTTGACGGTGCCCACAGGGCTGTCAGTGACCTCCCCTCACAAGCGCACCTGGTTCATCCCGCCCCTGGGCAGTGCCCGTCCCTTTCCGCCCTGGATGATGGTGGCCGCTGCGGTTCCCGCCCTCCTGGTCCTCATCCTCATATTCATGGAGACGCAGATCACAGC GCTCATCGTCAGCCAGAAGGCACGGAGGCTGCTCAAGGGCTCCGGCTTCCACCTCGACCTGCTGCTGATAGGCTCCCTCGGCGGGCTCTGCGGGCTCTTCGGGTTGCCCTGGCTCACAGCTGCCACTGTCCGCTCCGTCACCCATGTCAACGCACTGACGGTCATGCGCACTGCCATCGCGCCCGGCGACAAGCCCCAGATCCAGGAAGTGCGGGAGCAGCGGGTCACCGGGGTGCTCATCGCCAGCCTCGTGG GCCTGTCCATCGTCATGGGGGCTGTGCTGCGCCGGATCCCGCTGGCCGTGCTCTTTGGGATTTTCCTGTACATGGGCGTCACCTCGCTGTCTGGCATCCAGCTCTCCCAGCGCCTGTTGCTCATCCTCATGCCAGCCAAACACCACCCCGAACAGCCCTACGTGACCAAG
- the SLC4A3 gene encoding anion exchange protein 3 isoform X5: MTSLLEEITEPNGALSPGAGDAEAQSPGRDPTPSPGDSLASEDLEMFVLDFEDYGLWEPGAQPSPTAGDPACHRLEDNPGVRRHLVKKPSRVQGGRGSRGGLAPTLRRKKKKQQPDRRPHEVFVELNELMLDRSQEPHWRETARWIKFEEDVEEETERWGKPHVASLSFRSLLELRRTIAHGAALLDLEQTTLPGIAHLVVETMIVSDQIRPEDRASVLRTLLLKHSHPNDDKDSGFFPRNPSSSSVNSVLGNHHATPSHGPDGAVPTMADDLGEPAPLWPHDPDAKERPLHMPGGDGHRGKSLKLLEKIPEDAEATVVLVGCVPFLEQPAAAFVRLSEAVLLESVLEVPVPVRFLFVMLGPSHISTDYHELGRSIATLMSDKLFHEAAYQADDRQDLLSAISEFLDGSIVIPPSEVEGRDLLRSVAAFQRELLRKRREREQTKVEMTTRGGYLAPGKELALELGGSEAAPEDDPLLRTGSVFGGLIRDVKRRYPHYPSDLRDALHSQCVAAVLFIYFAALSPAITFGGLLGEKTEGLMGVSELIVSTAVLGVLFSLLGAQPLLVVGFSGPLLVFEEAFFKFCQAQDLEYLTGRVWVGLWLVVFVLALVAAEGSFLVRYISPFTQEIFAFLISLIFIYETFHKLYKVFTEHPLLPFYPPEGALEGAPEAGLELNGSAPPPTEGPPGPRNQPNTALLSLILMLGTFLIAFFLRKFRNSRFLGGKARRIIGDFGIPISILLMVLVDYSITDTYTQKLTVPTGLSVTSPHKRTWFIPPLGSARPFPPWMMVAAAVPALLVLILIFMETQITALIVSQKARRLLKGSGFHLDLLLIGSLGGLCGLFGLPWLTAATVRSVTHVNALTVMRTAIAPGDKPQIQEVREQRVTGVLIASLVGLSIVMGAVLRRIPLAVLFGIFLYMGVTSLSGIQLSQRLLLILMPAKHHPEQPYVTKVKTWRMHLFTCIQLACIALLWVVKSTAASLAFPFLLLLTVPLRRCLLPRLFQDRELQALDSEDAEPNFDEDGQDEYNELHMPV, from the exons ATGACGAGTCTGCTGGAGGAGATCACAGAGCCCAATGGGGCGCTGAGTCCTGGGGCTGGAGATGCCGAGGCCCAGAGCCCCGGCAGGgatcccacccccagccctggcgaCTCGCTGGCCTCGGAGGACCTAGAGATGTTTGTACTGGACTTTGAGGACTATGGCCTGTGGGAGCCTGGGGCCCAGCCTAGCCCCACAGCAGGGGACCCCGCTT GCCACCGGCTGGAGGACAACCCCGGCGTGCGGCGGCACTTGGTGAAGAAGCCATCCCGGGTGCAGGGCGGGAGGGGCAGCCGCGGTGGCCTGGCCCCCACCCTGCgcaggaagaagaagaagcagcagccggACCGGAGGCCTCACGAG GTGTTCGTGGAGCTGAACGAGCTGATGCTGGACCGCAGCCAGGAGCCGCACTGGCGGGAGACGGCGCGCTGGATCAAGTTTGAGGAGGACGTGGAGGAGGAGACGGAGCGCTGGGGGAAGCCCCACGTGGCCTCGCTGTCGTTCCGCAGCCTGCTGGAGCTCCGGAGGACCATCGCCCATG GAGCTGCCCTGCTGGACCTGGAGCAGACCACGCTGCCGGGCATCGCGCACCTCGTGGTGGAGACCATGATTGTGTCCGACCAGATCCGGCCGGAGGAcagggccagcgtgctgcgcACCCTGCTGCTAAAACACAG CCATCCCAACGATGACAAggacagtggcttttttccccgaAACCCGTCGAGCTCCAGCGTGAACTCAGTCCTGGGCAATCATCATGCGACCCCCAGCCACGGCCCCGATGGTGCGGTGCCCACCATGGCGGATGATCTGGGGGAGCCAGCCCCGCTCTGGCCCCATGATCCGGATGCCAAGGAG AGGCCCCTGCACATGCCCGGGGGAGATGGCCACCGGGGGAAAAGCCTGAAACTGCTTGAGAAGATCCCGGAAGACGCCGAGGCCACCGTGGTGCTCGTGG GCTGTGTGCCTTTCTTGGAGCAGCCAGCGGCAGCCTTTGTGCGACTGAGTGAGGCTGTGCTCCTGGAGTCGGTGCTGGAGGTCCCTGTGCCGGTCCGCTTCCTGTTCGTGATGCTGGGGCCCAGCCACATCAGCACCGACTACCATGAGCTCGGGCGCTCCATTGCCACCCTCATGTCTGACAAG CTGTTTCACGAGGCTGCCTACCAGGCGGACGACCGGCAGGACCTCCTGAGTGCCATCAGTGAGTTCCTGGACGGGAGCATCGTGATCCCCCCGTCCGAGGTGGAGGGCCGCGACCTGCTGCGCTCCGTGGCTGCCTTCCAGCGCGAGCTGCTGCGGAAGCGGCGGGAGCGGGAACAGACCAAAGTGGAGATGACCACCCGGGGCGGCTACCTGGCCCCTGGGAAAG AGCTGGCTTTGGAGTTGGGGGGCTCCGAGGCGGCCCCTGAAGATGACCCCCTGCTGCGGACGGGCTCGGTGTTCGGGGGGCTTATTCGGGACGTGAAACGGCGCTACCCGCACTACCCCAGCGACCTGCGGGACGCCCTGCACTCCCAGTGCGTGGCCGCTGTGCTGTTCATCTACTTTGCGGCCCTCAGCCCTGCCATCACCTTCGGGGGGCTGCTAG GGGAGAAGACGGAGGGGCTGATGGGCGTGTCCGAGCTGATTGTGTCCACGGCTGTGCTGGGcgtcctcttctctctgctggggGCCCAGCCGCTGCTCGTGGTGGGCTTCTCGGGACCGCTGCTCGTCTTTGAAGAGGCCTTTTTCAAG TTCTGCCAAGCCCAGGACCTGGAGTACCTCACTGGCCGGGTGTGGGTCGGCCTCTGGCTGGTGGTCTTCGTGCTCGCCCTGGTGGCCGCGGAGGGCAGCTTCCTGGTCCGCTATATCTCGCCCTTCACCCAGGAGATCTTTGCCTTCCTCATCTCACTCATCTTCATCTATGAGACCTTCCACAAGCTCTACAAG GTATTCACAGAGCACCCCCTGCTTCCGTTCTACCCCCCGGAGGGGGCGCTGGAAGGAGCCCCGGAGGCTGGCCTGGAGCTGAACGGGagtgccccgccccccaccgagGGTCCCCCGGGCCCCCGGAACCAGCCCAACACGGCCCTGCTGTCCCTCATCCTCATGCTTGGGACCTTCCTCATCGCCTTCTTCCTGCGCAAGTTCAGGAACAGCCGCTTCCTGGGTGGCAAG gCGCGCCGCATCATCGGGGATTTCGGCATCCCCATCTCCATTCTGCTGATGGTCTTGGTGGATTACTCCATCACAGACACCTACACTCAG AAGTTGACGGTGCCCACAGGGCTGTCAGTGACCTCCCCTCACAAGCGCACCTGGTTCATCCCGCCCCTGGGCAGTGCCCGTCCCTTTCCGCCCTGGATGATGGTGGCCGCTGCGGTTCCCGCCCTCCTGGTCCTCATCCTCATATTCATGGAGACGCAGATCACAGC GCTCATCGTCAGCCAGAAGGCACGGAGGCTGCTCAAGGGCTCCGGCTTCCACCTCGACCTGCTGCTGATAGGCTCCCTCGGCGGGCTCTGCGGGCTCTTCGGGTTGCCCTGGCTCACAGCTGCCACTGTCCGCTCCGTCACCCATGTCAACGCACTGACGGTCATGCGCACTGCCATCGCGCCCGGCGACAAGCCCCAGATCCAGGAAGTGCGGGAGCAGCGGGTCACCGGGGTGCTCATCGCCAGCCTCGTGG GCCTGTCCATCGTCATGGGGGCTGTGCTGCGCCGGATCCCGCTGGCCGTGCTCTTTGGGATTTTCCTGTACATGGGCGTCACCTCGCTGTCTGGCATCCAGCTCTCCCAGCGCCTGTTGCTCATCCTCATGCCAGCCAAACACCACCCCGAACAGCCCTACGTGACCAAG